The Acidithiobacillus ferrooxidans ATCC 23270 genomic interval CGTTGGGGTTTTTGATGACGAATTGCGCGCCTTCCAACCCCTCGCTGTAGTCAATCTCCGCTCCGACCAGGTACTGATAACTCATGGGATCAATCAGCAGACTCACACCCAATTGGTGCACTTCCGTATCGCCTTCGTTCATATTCTCATCGAAAGTGAAGCCATACTGAAAACCGGAACAACCGCCCCCCGTCACAAAGACGCGCAGCTTCAGATCGTCAGAACCTTCCTCTTCAATGAGCGACGCGATTTTGTCCGCTGCATTTTGTGTCAAGGTCATGACCGGGGGAATGGAATCCAGATCCGTCATCGTTTCCGTTGCTGTGCTCATCATTCATCGCTCCATGCGCCGCAGCGCTTCATCCAGTGGATACCCGAGTATTTTGCTCGCTTTTGCGCGCAGGCGTCAAGCCATGACAGCACCCAGCTTGAGACGCGCCCCGTGCTGGAATGGCGAGCCCGATCAGCTCGCCGCCCGGGCACTGCGCCGCAGGCGGGATAACAGGCGTCGCGCCATTTCGCCGAAGAGTTCGGTCTGAGTCGGATGGGGATGAATGGCGCCAGCCACCTGCTCCAGGGTCAAACCGGCGCTGACCATCATCACGGCCTCGCCCACCAGGGTATCGGCATGATCGGCGAGGAAATGCACACCGACGATACGGTGGCTGATCTTGTCGGCGACGATCTTGATCAGTCCGTCGGTCTCGCCGGTCATCATGGCCTTGGCATCGATGCTCAGGGGCACCTTGACCTCGACCGCGTCGATCCCTTCCGCCCTGGCCTGCTCCAGGGAAAGGCCGACAAACGCGCACTGGGGCCGGGTGAAGGTCACCCCGCAGTCTTTAGCCGCTTCATAACGAGCGCTGTGGCCAAGCAAACTGGCGGCCGCCACCCGTCCCTG includes:
- the erpA gene encoding iron-sulfur cluster insertion protein ErpA, with translation MMSTATETMTDLDSIPPVMTLTQNAADKIASLIEEEGSDDLKLRVFVTGGGCSGFQYGFTFDENMNEGDTEVHQLGVSLLIDPMSYQYLVGAEIDYSEGLEGAQFVIKNPNATTTCGCGSSFSA